The Geobacillus genomosp. 3 genome segment CGGCTGGCATGCTGTTTTCGCGCAATACGTGCAAATTGCCTCTTTTTGTTCCGCGGTCAACAGCGTTCCACGCCTCCACGAGCCGCTTTTGGATGCATTGCGCCAACTTTTCGCTTTGTTCCACATACGGGTTGGTCGCCGCGGCGCTGTAATAATACGTTTCCGTTCCTGTTCCGCCCCCGGCATTCGTATGAATGCTGACGAAAACGTCACCCCCCTGCTCCTTGGCAAAGGAGACGCGGCCGCTTAAAGGAACGAAAACATCCGTTTCGCGCGTCAATGCGATGCCAAATCCTGTATTCTCAAACAACGATTTTACTTTTAAAGCCACATTTAAATTGATCTCTTTTTCCAAGAGTCCATTCGCGACCGCGCCAGGATCGTAACCCCCGTGCCCGGGGTCAATGATGATCGTCTGCGTTCGAACGTAATCGAGCAACTCATTGTTTTCACCGGGCTCGGCAGCACCGCCGGACAAATAAGCGCGGCTCACAAATCCTTCAATGCCCGATGAACGGACGTACGCCCAATTGCCGACAACGTGCAAAAGGTCCACCGATTGCCCGCGATACAGCAAGCCGACAGCACCATAATTCGTCGACGGACCTTTGCGGACATTTAACGCCGAAGCCGTGACCGTCGCCTCGCCTATGGATGACAGCTGGGGGTTGACACGGTATTGCGGGTTAATGGCTCTTGCCACAAACACAGCAAAATCCGCGCGAATGATCGGCTCGTCTTCGCCAAACGTGCCATCCGCCTTCCCTTCGGCAATCCCTCTCATTTTCAATTGCTGTACGGCGGCGGAAAGCGTCGTGCCGCCGAGCGAATATGCGCGGTTAATGAGAAGCGCCATTTCTCCGCGCGTTACAAACTGGTCGGGCCGGAATGTGCCATCTCGATAACCGTTGATTATGTTATGTTCGACCGCCTCTTGTATGTATCCGGAGGCAAAATTCCCTTTCCCGACATCTTTAAAACGTGTGGCCCGCGGTTCCCCGTTAAAGTTTAACGTCCGGCCAATAATCGCCGCCGCTTCCGCCCTCGTCACATACTTGGCCGGATAAAAGCGGCCGGATAGGCTCCCAAGCAC includes the following:
- a CDS encoding N-acetylmuramoyl-L-alanine amidase, giving the protein MMKKKLWIVFCLLMLATWPAPLHHAKAAPYFYDVGTTHRAKNEIYYLAEGQIVLGSLSGRFYPAKYVTRAEAAAIIGRTLNFNGEPRATRFKDVGKGNFASGYIQEAVEHNIINGYRDGTFRPDQFVTRGEMALLINRAYSLGGTTLSAAVQQLKMRGIAEGKADGTFGEDEPIIRADFAVFVARAINPQYRVNPQLSSIGEATVTASALNVRKGPSTNYGAVGLLYRGQSVDLLHVVGNWAYVRSSGIEGFVSRAYLSGGAAEPGENNELLDYVRTQTIIIDPGHGGYDPGAVANGLLEKEINLNVALKVKSLFENTGFGIALTRETDVFVPLSGRVSFAKEQGGDVFVSIHTNAGGGTGTETYYYSAAATNPYVEQSEKLAQCIQKRLVEAWNAVDRGTKRGNLHVLRENSMPAVLVELGFIDRKEDAEKLGSPYWQEQAAKAIYLGILDYYALESGLDFQPLYDRVQ